The Fusobacterium sp. DD2 genome has a window encoding:
- a CDS encoding molybdopterin-binding protein yields the protein MKLIKTVDAEGYVLQHDITQILPGEFKGRAFKKGHIITKEDIPKLLNLGKDHIYVFELGDTGVHENDAAVILGNVGRGKHVATSTEIKEGKINFTALCDGILKINKNKLLELNMLGEMSFATLPDNYPVKKGQNIAAARVIPLVIKKEKMDKVQEIIKRPLLNVRPFKTYKVGIIVTGNEVFYGRIEDKFTDVIKRKIGEYNCTIVGHLFCPDDKEIIKQSAEQLLRQGANMLIFTGGMSVDPDDTTPTAIMEMGGELVTYGAPVLPGSMFLLSYLGKIPMMGLPGCVMFAKRTVFDLVLSRVMTGERLTTKQIMQYGNGGLCQSCDICTYPNCGFGK from the coding sequence ATGAAATTAATTAAAACTGTTGATGCAGAGGGATATGTTCTTCAACATGATATAACACAAATTCTTCCTGGAGAATTTAAAGGGCGTGCCTTTAAAAAAGGTCATATTATTACTAAAGAGGATATTCCTAAACTATTAAACCTTGGAAAAGACCATATCTACGTCTTTGAATTGGGAGATACTGGAGTACATGAAAATGATGCTGCTGTAATCTTAGGAAATGTAGGAAGAGGAAAGCATGTGGCTACCTCAACAGAAATAAAAGAGGGAAAGATAAATTTCACAGCTCTTTGTGACGGAATACTTAAAATAAATAAAAATAAACTTTTAGAACTTAATATGTTAGGAGAGATGTCCTTTGCAACTCTTCCTGACAACTATCCAGTTAAAAAAGGTCAAAATATAGCTGCAGCAAGAGTAATACCTCTTGTTATAAAAAAAGAAAAGATGGATAAGGTGCAAGAGATAATAAAACGTCCTCTTTTAAATGTCAGACCTTTTAAAACTTACAAAGTTGGAATTATTGTTACTGGAAATGAAGTATTCTATGGAAGAATAGAGGATAAATTTACAGATGTAATAAAAAGAAAAATAGGAGAGTATAACTGCACAATAGTAGGGCATCTTTTCTGTCCTGATGACAAGGAGATTATAAAACAAAGTGCTGAACAACTTCTTCGTCAAGGTGCTAATATGCTTATATTTACAGGGGGAATGTCTGTAGATCCAGATGATACCACTCCTACTGCAATTATGGAGATGGGTGGAGAACTTGTAACATATGGTGCTCCTGTACTTCCTGGATCGATGTTTTTACTTTCATATCTGGGTAAAATACCAATGATGGGGCTTCCTGGATGTGTAATGTTTGCTAAAAGAACTGTATTTGACCTTGTTCTATCAAGAGTTATGACAGGAGAAAGATTAACTACAAAACAG
- the modB gene encoding molybdate ABC transporter permease subunit yields MNNLDLGIILLTVKIALISTILVTIFSLILAWKLKRANLKIKNTIEMLINISLFISPSVLGYILILILGKNGFIGSILYRYFNITVMFSWWAGIITSFVVTLPLMYNSIKAGMENLSPMYYEAGLEAGASEFQILRLITIPLIKKNILAGILLSFGRAMGEFGATLMLAGNIPGKTQTISMAIYSASESGDSGRANFFLIVILVISFLVMILYNYLFFKERKNI; encoded by the coding sequence ATGAATAACTTAGATTTAGGTATAATTTTATTAACAGTTAAAATTGCTCTTATATCTACAATACTTGTAACTATATTCTCATTGATTTTAGCCTGGAAATTGAAACGGGCTAATCTGAAAATTAAAAATACTATAGAGATGTTAATCAACATCTCTCTTTTTATATCTCCTTCAGTACTTGGATATATTCTTATTCTAATACTTGGGAAAAACGGTTTTATAGGTTCAATACTTTATAGATATTTCAATATCACTGTTATGTTTTCATGGTGGGCAGGAATTATTACCTCTTTTGTAGTAACACTTCCACTTATGTATAACAGTATAAAAGCTGGTATGGAAAATTTAAGTCCTATGTATTATGAGGCTGGCCTTGAAGCTGGAGCAAGTGAATTTCAAATTCTCCGTCTCATAACAATTCCCCTTATTAAAAAGAATATATTAGCAGGTATACTCCTTTCCTTTGGAAGAGCTATGGGTGAGTTTGGAGCAACATTGATGCTTGCTGGAAATATTCCTGGAAAGACTCAGACAATATCTATGGCTATATATTCTGCTTCTGAAAGTGGAGATAGTGGAAGAGCTAATTTTTTTCTAATTGTAATACTGGTAATCAGTTTTTTAGTTATGATACTTTATAATTATCTATTTTTTAAAGAAAGGAAAAATATATGA
- the modA gene encoding molybdate ABC transporter substrate-binding protein, producing MKKLLSCILISIVGLFCLTGCNDKNPTEITISAAASLKDSLGEVIEKFEKENKNIKINVNFGGSGALKNQIIAGAPVDIVFFASQKDLNDLKDKKMIDEKYHKNLLKNRLVVAGRREISDLYEIVNDKVAIGTPETVPAGRYAKEAFENSGVWDAIQKNLVFTKDVRSAAQYVDLGEVDYSLIYKTDAKILKNVKIAYIVPEDLHKPIIYSYGIIKGHETDANIKFYNYLQSKDAAKIYKKYNFELSE from the coding sequence ATGAAAAAACTATTATCATGTATATTAATATCAATAGTTGGGCTATTTTGTCTAACTGGATGTAATGATAAAAATCCAACAGAAATTACTATCAGTGCAGCAGCAAGTTTAAAGGATTCTTTAGGTGAGGTTATAGAAAAATTTGAAAAAGAAAATAAAAATATCAAAATAAATGTTAACTTTGGTGGATCAGGTGCTTTGAAAAATCAAATCATCGCTGGAGCTCCTGTAGATATTGTCTTCTTTGCATCTCAAAAGGATTTAAATGACTTAAAAGATAAAAAGATGATTGATGAAAAATATCATAAAAATCTTCTTAAAAACAGATTAGTGGTAGCTGGAAGAAGAGAGATTTCAGATTTATATGAAATTGTAAATGATAAAGTAGCAATTGGTACACCTGAAACTGTTCCAGCAGGAAGATACGCAAAAGAAGCTTTTGAAAACTCAGGAGTATGGGACGCTATTCAAAAGAATCTTGTATTTACAAAAGATGTAAGAAGTGCAGCTCAGTATGTTGATTTAGGGGAAGTTGATTATTCTCTTATATATAAAACAGATGCAAAAATTTTAAAAAATGTAAAAATTGCTTATATAGTTCCTGAAGATCTTCATAAACCTATTATTTATAGTTATGGAATTATAAAAGGACATGAAACTGATGCTAACATCAAGTTTTATAACTATCTGCAATCAAAAGATGCAGCTAAAATATATAAAAAATATAATTTTGAATTGTCTGAGTAG